Proteins encoded by one window of Candidatus Amarolinea dominans:
- a CDS encoding DUF951 domain-containing protein, which translates to MLPRTFLGDIVCLRKPHPCGGCDWEAVRLGADIGIRRLTCQHKVLLERRDLERRLKTFCQRAVVPKQE; encoded by the coding sequence ATGTTGCCTCGAACCTTCCTGGGTGATATCGTCTGCTTGCGCAAGCCGCATCCGTGCGGTGGTTGTGATTGGGAGGCGGTGCGCCTGGGCGCGGATATTGGCATCCGCCGTCTCACCTGCCAGCACAAAGTTCTCCTCGAACGGCGCGACCTGGAACGGCGCCTCAAGACCTTCTGTCAACGGGCCGTCGTTCCCAAGCAAGAATAA